From a single Raphanus sativus cultivar WK10039 chromosome 3, ASM80110v3, whole genome shotgun sequence genomic region:
- the LOC108847876 gene encoding LOW QUALITY PROTEIN: UDP-glucose 6-dehydrogenase 3 (The sequence of the model RefSeq protein was modified relative to this genomic sequence to represent the inferred CDS: deleted 1 base in 1 codon), with amino-acid sequence MVKICCIGAGYVGGPTMAVIALKCPSVEVAVVDISVPRINAWNSDQLPIYEPGLDDVVKQCRGKNLFFSTDVEKHVREADIVFVSVNTPTKTRGLGAGKAADLTYWESAARMIADVSVSDKIVVEKSTVPVKTAEAIEKILTHNSKGIKFQILSNPEFLAEGTAIEDLFKPDRVLIGGRETPEGFAAVKALKDVYSQWVPEERILTTNLWSAELSKLAANAFLAQRISSVNAMSALCEATGANVSEVSYAVGKDSRIGPKFLNSSVGFGGSCFQKDRPCSFAGR; translated from the exons ATGGTGAAGATTTGCTGCATTGGAGCTGGATATGTCGGTGGTCCAACCATGGCGGTCATTGCTCTAAAATGCCCATCTGTTGAAGTAGCCGTTGTTGATATCTCTGTGCCGAGGATCAACGCCTGGAACAGCGATCAGCTCCCTATCTACGAGCCTGGTCTTGATGACGTGGTTAAACAGTGCCGTGGAAAGAATCTCTTCTTCAGCACCGATGTTGAGAAACACGTGAGAGAGGCCGACATTGTATTCGTCTCTGTCAACACCCCGACCAAGACTCGTGGTCTCGGAGCGGGGAAAGCTGCGGACTTGACTTACTGGGAGAGCGCGGCACGTATGATCGCTGATGTCTCT GTTTCCGACAAGATCGTTGTCGAGAAATCGACTGTCCCTGTCAAAACCGCAGAGGCCATCGAGAAGATTCTCACGCACAACAGCAAAGGGATCAAGTTCCAGATCCTCTCCAACCCTGAGTTTCTCGCTGAAGGAACCGCCATCGAAGACCTTTTCAAACCGGACCGTGTCCTCATCGGTGGTCGTGAGACTCCCGAAGGGTTTGCAGCTGTGAAAGCCTTGAAAGATGTTTATTCCCAATGGGTCCCCGAAGAGAGGATCCTCACCACCAATCTCTGGTCAGCCGAGCTTTCAAAGCTTGCAGCTAACGCCTTCTTAGCACAGAGGATCTCATCGGTGAACGCAATGTCTGCTCTCTGTGAAGCAACCGGCGCCAACGTCTCGGAAGTTTCTTACGCCGTCGGTAAAGACTCACGGATCGGTCCCAAGTTCTTGAACTCGAGCGTCGGGTTCGGAGGATCTTGTTTCCAGAAAGACAGGCCCTGTTCGTTTGCAGGTCGCTAG
- the LOC108846276 gene encoding ankyrin repeat-containing protein BDA1, translated as MDQRSFQAAAKSGNIDQLYELIHEDPYVLDKIDNVPFIDTPLHVAALAGTTEFAMEMMHLKPSFARKLNADGLTPLHLAVDHGHFWLALELVKVDPSLVRLKGRQGMTPLLLAVSKKKIDLISEFFLVCPKSIVDANVNGENALHIAVKNNEPREGVLIVLKVLMGWILRLCQKDAERTETRVMNCRDKDGNTPLHLAAYHNNHKAMRLMLKSSNVNVNIENKNGLTVLDVAVLLRREGNRWGSWCGVERVVKWHGGKRSASLVKSKTTSDILGSKLTWCESRRTRSIRSYSWISEERRNALLVVATLIITATYQTVLQPPGGVSDSGESSNATSNVTTSGEKAGSVVMDDGDFLWLWIWNSVGFTFATLLTVSLLVSGQESGFWYLPLFIPLLLAYDAAGQVISPNKTVNDKGNLVCFIILLIWVLLVWFWDRLQSKRAKARGPKSGLVWEGFTTLDQARGVTPSKKSVIM; from the exons ATGGATCAGAGGTCGTTTCAAGCTGCTGCTAAATCTGGAAACATCGATCAATTATACGAACTTATCCATGAAGATCCATACGTCCTGGATAAAATCGACAACGTGCCTTTCATTGACACTCCTCTCCACGTGGCAGCCCTCGCCGGAACAACAGAGTTCGCCATGGAAATGATGCACTTGAAACCTTCCTTTGCTCGGAAGCTTAACGCCGACGGACTTACGCCGTTACACCTAGCCGTCGATCACGGTCACTTCTGGTTAGCACTCGAACTAGTTAAGGTTGATCCGAGCCTTGTTCGTCTTAAAGGGAGACAAG GTATGACACCATTACTACTTGCGGTGAGCAAAAAGAAAATCGATTTAATATCAGAATTCTTTTTGGTTTGCCCCAAGAGCATCGTGGACGCAAACGTGAATGGAGAGAACGCACTCCACATCGCTGTGAAGAACAACGAACCTAGAGAAGGTGTTTTAATAGTCCTTAAAGTACTCATGGGATGGATCCTAAGATTATGCCAAAAGGACGCAGAGCGGACCGAGACAAGAGTCATGAACTGTAGAGACAAAGATGGTAACACGCCTTTACATCTCGCAGCGTACCATAACAATCACAAAGCTATGAGATTGATGTTAAAGAGTTCGAATGTTAATGTCAACATCGAGAATAAGAACGGTTTAACTGTTCTTGACGTTGCCGTGTTACTCAGAAGAGAAGGCAACAGATGGGGATCATGGTGTGGTGTAGAGAGAGTGGTAAAGTGGCATGGCGGAAAACGTTCGGCTTCTCTGGTTAAGAGTAAGACAACATCTGATATACTCGGCTCCAAGCTGACATGGTGTGAATCAAGGCGGACGAGGAGTATTCGGTCTTATTCTTGGATCTCCGAAGAAAGAAGAAACGCTCTTTTAGTTGTCGCCACTCTTATAATCACAGCTACTTATCAGACCGTTCTCCAGCCTCCAGGAGGCGTTTCTGACAGCGGTGAAAGCAGTAATGCAACTAGCAATGTAACTACCAGCGGTGAGAAAGCCGGTTCGGTGGTAATGGATGACGGAGACTTTCTATGGCTATGGATATGGAACAGTGTGGGTTTTACCTTTGCCACACTACTGACGGTGAGTTTGTTGGTCTCAGGGCAAGAGAGTGGGTTTTGGTATCTTCCTCTGTTCATACCTCTTCTACTGGCTTACGATGCTGCAGGACAAGTGATCTCGCCGAACAAGACAGTGAACGACAAGGGTAACTTGGTTTGTTTCATTATTCTGCTCATTTGGGTTTTATTGGTCTGGTTCTGGGACCGGTTACAGTCTAAGCGAGCTAAGGCGCGTGGACCCAAGAGTGGATTAGTGTGGGAAGGTTTCACTACGTTGGATCAAGCCAGAGGTGTTACGCCTAGTAAAAAGTCCGTGATTATGTGA
- the LOC130494535 gene encoding protein ALP1-like — MADDMVRWYLDDDDDDDDYEEEQEVDMLKPERLLHRTDRGAGWHHVQQLMHGSDQQCYDILRMHQRTFQALCKMLATRYGLKETNNVYIEEAVAMFLEVVGQDKTVRVIAQIYQRSLDTVKRKLGEVLSALLKFAADALKPEDGEFTRVCPALGNDDRYWPFFKDCIGALDGTHISVRPPKGNAEAYRGRKHVPTMNVLAICNFDMKFVYAYVGVPGRAHDTKVLTYCARNEPFFPHPPNGKYYVVDAGYPTRTGYLGPYRKVRYHLDQFNRGGPPTNTREVFNRRHSSLRSVIERTFGVWKAKWRILDRGHPKYGLVKWMKLVTATMALHNFIRDSHREDNDFVHWQTREEYHTHGDNEVEDEEEEEEEEEDGDGYDGHIPYNPTGDRAMEDLRDHITSELSRGYRLPY; from the exons atggCTGATGAC ATGGTTAGGTGGTacttggatgatgatgatgatgatgatgattatgagGAAGAGCAGGAAGTTGATATGCTTAAGCCAGAAAGATTGCTTCATAGAACAGATCGAGGTGCTGGATGGCATCATGTTCAGCAGCTTATGCACGGGTCAGATCAACAGTGCTATGATATCCTTCGCATGCATCAGAGGACATTCCAAGCTTTGTGTAAGATGTTAGCAACGAGATATGGGTTAAAAGAGACGAACAATGTCTATATTGAAGAAGCGGTTGCAATGTTCCTTGAAGTGGTGGGTCAAGATAAGACAGTACGGGTTATTGCACAAATATATCAGCGTTCGTTGGATACAGTCAAAAGAAAACTTGGTGAAGTTTTGAGTGCTCTCTTGAAGTTTGCTGCAGATGCACTAAAACCAGAAGATGGTGAGTTCACAAGAGTATGTCCTGCTTTGGGAAATGATGATCGCTACTGGCCTTTTTTTAAAGATTGTATTGGAGCATTGGATGGAACTCATATCTCAGTTCGCCCTCCTAAGGGAAATGCAGAAGCATACAGGGGTAGAAAACATGTGCCAACCATGAATGTCCTTGCTATATGTAACTTCGATATGAAGTTCGTATATGCTTATGTGGGGGTACCGGGTAGAGCCCATGACACAAAGGTATTGACTTATTGTGCGAGGAATGAGCCATTTTTCCCACATCCGCCAAATGGAAAGTATTATGTGGTTGATGCTGGATATCCCACAAGAACAGGGTATCTTGGTCCGTATCGTAAGGTTCGGTATCATCTTGATCAGTTCAACAGAGGAGGACCACCAACGAACACTCGAGAGGTGTTCAACCGGAGACACTCAAGCTTACGATCAGTGATTGAGCGGACATTTGGAGTGTGGAAAGCAAAATGGAGAATTCTTGACCGTGGGCATCCTAAATATGGTTTGGTCAAATGGATGAAGCTAGTAACAGCAACAATGGCTCTACACAACTTCATACGTGATTCACATCGAGAAGATAATGATTTTGTGCATTGGCAGACAAGAGAAGAATATCATACTCATGGTGATAATGAagtggaagatgaagaagaagaagaagaagaagaagaagatggtgatggtTATGATGGACATATTCCATATAATCCGACTGGTGACAGAGCCATGGAAGATTTACGTGATCATATTACTAGTGAGTTGAGTAGAGGATATCGATTAccttattag
- the LOC108859679 gene encoding LOW QUALITY PROTEIN: UDP-glucose 6-dehydrogenase 3 (The sequence of the model RefSeq protein was modified relative to this genomic sequence to represent the inferred CDS: inserted 1 base in 1 codon): MFNTVSNKKIAVLGFAFKKDTGDTRETPAIDVCKGLLGDKARISIYDPQVTEEQIQRDLTMNKFDWDHPLHLQPMXPTTVKQVSVAWDAYAATKDAHGICILTEWDEFKKLDYERIFENMQKPAFVFDGRNVVDAEKLRKIGFIVYSIGKPLDQWLKDMPALA; encoded by the exons ATGTTCAACACGGTCTCCAACAAAAAGATCGCGGTTCTCGGTTTCGCCTTCAAGAAAGACACGGGAGACACGAGAGAGACACCAGCCATCGATGTCTGCAAAGGCCTTTTAGGGGACAAGGCTCGTATCAGCATCTACGACCCGCAAGTCACCGAAGAGCAGATCCAGAGAGACTTGACCATGAACAAATTCGACTGGGACCACCCGCTTCATCTCCAGCCGA AGCCCACCACTGTGAAGCAAGTCTCGGTCGCTTGGGACGCGTACGCCGCGACCAAAGACGCTCATGGTATCTGCATTTTGACAGAGTGGGACGAGTTCAAGAAGCTGGATTACGAGAGGATCTTTGAGAACATGCAGAAGCCAGCTTTTGTTTTCGATGGGAGGAACGTGGTGGATGCTGAGAAACTGAGGAAGATTGGGTTTATTGTTTACTCCATTGGTAAGCCATTGGACCAGTGGCTCAAGGACATGCCTGCTCTTGCCTAA
- the LOC108848091 gene encoding biotin carboxyl carrier protein of acetyl-CoA carboxylase 2, chloroplastic, protein MASFSVSYAKICAPNQRFGSFPGTRRQPQLNGVSFPSDVSQNQSTIWKLRATTNEAVSNSTPMTNGNGKVKSNVPEPAELSDFMAKVSRLLKLVDSRDIVELELKQLDCEIVIRKKEALQQQQPAPTAAPVYHSMPPPVTGYPMPPSQPAAPPASPTPSSAPETAKPATPPASSHPPLKSPMAGTFYRSPGPGEPPFVKVGDKVQKGQVVCIIEAMKLMNEIEAEKSGTITELLAEDGKPVSVDTPLFTIVP, encoded by the exons ATGGCGTCATTTTCTGTATCTTACGCCAAGATCTGTGCTCCGAACCAGCGGTTCGGATCTTTTCCTGGAACCCGACGGCAGCCGCAACTCAATGGCGTATCCTTTCCCTCCGATGTATCTCAg AATCAATCTACAATCTGGAAGTTGCGTGCGACAACCAATGAG gCTGTCTCTAACTCAACCCCAATGACAAACGGTAACGGGAAAGTGAAGAGCAATGTTCCTGAACCTGCCGAACTCTCTGACTTTATGGCCAAAGTCTCTCGTCTTCTTAA GCTTGTGGATTCAAGAGATATAGTGGAACTTGAACTGAAGCAACTCGACTGTGAGATTGTTATTCGCAAGAAGGAAGCTTTACAGCAGCAGCAACCTGCACCAACAGCAGCTCCAGTTTACCACTCCATGCCTCCTCCAGTGACAGGATATCCAATGCCTCCTTCTCAACCAGCTGCTCCTCCTGCTTCTCCTACTCCCTCCTCAGCCCCTGAAACAGCAAAACCAGCAACCCCACCTGCCTCTTCTCATCCTCCACTCAAGAGTCCTATGGCTGGTACTTTCTACAGATCTCCTGGACCTGGTGAACCCCCTTTTGTCAAG GTTGGTGATAAGGTGCAGAAGGGTCAAGTTGTTTGTATTATCGAAGCTATGAAACTAATGAATGAGATTGAG GCTGAGAAATCAGGAACCATCACTGAACTACTAGCTGAAGATGGAAAACCGGTTAGCGTTGACACG CCTCTGTTCACCATCGTGCCTTGA
- the LOC108848090 gene encoding ribosome biogenesis protein WDR12 homolog, with translation MSGEGEDASKVIHVKFVTKLDSPFKVPVTSVVIPSSVTRLGLSSIVNSLLTLDKPEAFDFLIDGELIRMSLEQFLLAKGISAERTLEIEYIRAVAPRMEEKPSLHDDWVSAVDGSSPRFVLTGCYDGLGRLWSSPRSCTHILEGHTGAISSIAFANSEGAEDLTVATASKDRTLRLFKVGTTESGDITTRVGAYKILRGHKASVATVAAQKYGSKVCSGSWDCTINLWDANESTSELSVPGKKRKGNNQAEEPQLEGEAETTLVGHTQCVSSVVWPEHDVIYSCSWDHSVRRWDVETGKDSLNLYSGKALNTVDVGGEGSALVAAGGSDPVLRVWDPRKPGTSAPVFQFSSHSSWISACKWHKSSWFHLLSASYDGKIMLWDLRTAWPLSIIDSHKDKVLCADWWKGDSVVSGGADSNLRVSSGISI, from the exons ATGAGTGGCGAAGGAGAAGATGCATCTAAAGTAATTCACGTGAAGTTCGTAACGAAGCTTGACTCTCCGTTCAAAGTTCCGGTTACCTCCGTCGTTATCCCTTCCAGTGTCACTCGTCTCGGTCTCTCTTCCATCGTCAACTCTCTTCTCACTCTCG ATAAGCCTGAGGCATTTGACTTCCTGATCGATGGAGAGCTTATTCGAATGTCGCTTGAACAGTTTCTTCTCGCCAAAGGAATCTCAGCG GAAAGGACTCTTGAAATTGAATACATAAGGGCTGTGGCACCACGGATGGAGGAGAAACCCTCATTGCATGATGATTGGGTCAGTGCTGTTGATGGTTCTTCCCccag ATTCGTTTTGACCGGCTGCTATGATGGTTTAGGAAG GTTGTGGAGCTCTCCTAGATCTTGTACGCACATTTTAGAAGGTCACACTGGGGCAATCTCCTCTATTGCTTTTGCTAACTCCGAAG GTGCAGAAGATTTAACTGTAGCAACCGCCTCTAAAGATCGTACGTTGAGATTGTTTAAG GTTGGTACAACTGAATCTGGTGACATTACTACAAGAGTTGGTGCTTACAAGATATTACGTGGGCACAAGGCGTCAGTGGCAACTGTTGCAGCTCAGAAATACGGGAGCAAG GTTTGCTCGGGTTCATGGGATTGCACGATCAATTTATGGGACGCAAATGAGTCTACTTCAGAGTTGTCAGTGccaggaaagaaaagaaaagggaaTAATCAGGCCGAGGAACCTCAGTTAGAG GGAGAGGCGGAGACTACACTTGTGGGACACACACAATGTGTCTCATCTGTTGTTTGGCCAGAGCATGATGTTATTTATTCCTGTTCATGGGACCATTCCGTAAGGAGATGGGATGTTGAGACAGGGAAAGATTCTTTGAACTTG TACTCTGGAAAAGCTCTCAACACGGTAGATGTTGGTGGTGAAGGTTCTGCACTTGTAGCTGCGGGTGGTTCAGATCCAGTCCTCAGAGTATGGGATCCTCGCAAGCCTG GAACATCCGCTCCCGTGTTTCAATTCTCTTCACACTCGTCATGGATTTCCGCCTGTAAATGGCACAAAAGCTCATGGTTTCACTTGCTCTCAGCTTCCTATGATGGCAAAATCATGCTCTGGGATCTTAGAACCGCT TGGCCTTTGTCAATTATCGACTCACACAAGGATAAG GTTTTATGTGCGGACTGGTGGAAAGGAGACAGCGTAGTCAGCGGAGGAGCAGACTCTAACCTTCGAGTATCATCCGGAATCTCAATTTAA